CACCACCGGGGCCACGTCCTATGAGCTGGTGCGCTACCTGGGGTCGCGCGCCGGAGGGGAGCTGCTGCTCGCCCGCCGGCACTACGCGCGCACGCCGGGCGGACTGGTGCTCATCAAGCGCCTGCGCGACGTGACGGATGACGTGGCGCGGGCGCGGCTGCGCGAGGAGGTGAAGCTGCTCATGCGGCTGTCCCACCCGGCCATCGCGCCGGTGTACCTGGTGCGGGTCCACGACGGGGCGCCCCACCTGGTGACGGAGTACGTGGACGGGCCGTGCCTGGAGACGCTGTCCAGCTTCGCGGCGCTGCGGCGGCGGCCCTTCTCGGAGGCGTTCGCCGCGTACGTGGGCGCGGAGGTGGCGGACGCGCTCCACCACGCCCATGCGCTGGAGGACTCGCGCGGCCTGCCCGTGGGGGTGGTGCACCGCGACGTCAGCCCCCGCTCCGTGCGCGTGGACGTGCACGGGCGGGTGCGGCTGGCGGACTTCGCGCTCGCGTGGTCGCGGCTGCCCGGGCGCGTGGTGACGGAGCCGGGGCTCGTGCGCGGGGACGTGGCCTATGCCTCGCCGGAGGCGCTGGAGGGCCAGCCGCTGGATGGCCGCGCGGACCTGTTCTCCCTGGGGATGGTGCTCCTGGAGCTGCTCACCGGCCTGCACCTGCTGGACCTGGAGGACGTGGAGCGCGCCGCGCAGCAGGCCCAGCCCCTGCCCGGGACGCGCGGGCTGTGCGCGGAGACGCCCAGCTGGCTCCCCGCGCCCCTGATGGCCGCGCGCATGGCGTGCCTGACGCCCGCCCACGTGGAGCAGGCCACGCGAGGCCTGTCGCCGGGCATGCGGGCGGTGCTCCAGCGGGTGCTCCAGCGCGACCGCGACCTGCGCTTCCAGACGGGCGCGGAGCTGCGGGACGCGCTCCGGGGCCAGCTGAACGCGGAGGGACGGCCCTATGGCCCCCCTGAAGCGCTGCGCGAGGTGGCGGAGGTGCGCACCGACGCGCTCGTGGGCCCCCTGGGAGAGGCGGAAGCCGGGCTGCCGCTGGAGGACGACCTCTGGGACGGCTGCGACGACGACGGCGCGGACTGGACGTGAGGCCCCCTTCCGGACGCCCCGGGGTGCTTGTCATCGCGGGAGGCCGTGGCGAAGACTGCTGGCATGGGTGACGTGAAGGAGCTGCACCGCCGGTGGTGCATCGCGGACGGGCACGCGGATTCGCTGATGTGGAACCGCGACCTGTGCGAGCGGTCGACGGAGGGGCACGTGGACTTCCCCCGCCTGCGCGAGGCGGGGGTGAAGCTGCAGTGCTTCACGCTGGTGACCCGGGGCTTCCCGTTCATTGGCGGCTTCCCGCTGTTCGCCGCGTGGCGCAAGTGGCCCCGCGAGGCGCGCGGCGGCGAGTGGTCCCGCGCGCTCTGGCAGATTGAGCAACTGGACGCCTTCTGCACCCGCTCCGGGGACACCGTGCGCGTCGCCACCACCGGGGCGGGGCTGGAGGACAACCTCGCGAACGGGCGGCTGTCGGCGGTGCTGGGCGTGGAGGGCGGCCACGCGATTGAAGGCCAGGTGGAGCGGCTCGCGGAGCTGCACCGGCGCGGCGTGCGCTTCATGGGGCTCACGCACCTGTCCAACAACGACCTGGGCGGTTCGTCCTTTCCCATGATGGGCAACCGGGGGCTGACGCCGCTGGGGCACCAGGTGATGGAGGAGATGGCCCGCCTGGGGATGAGCGTGGACGTGGCGCACGCGTCCGAACAGACGCTCACGGACCTCTTCGCGCACCCCACGGTGCGCTACTTCTGCTCGCACACCGGCGTGCGCGAGGCGGGCGGCGGCTGGCGCAACCTGTCCGACGCGGCGCTGCGCACCATCGCCCGGCGCGGCGGCGTGGTGGGCATCATCCTGGCGCCGGTGTACCTGGGCGGCGACACGTGGGACGACGTGGTCCGCCACGTGGAGCACGCGGTGGACGTGATGGGGGAGGAGGGGGTGGGCGTGGGCTCGGACTACGACGGCATGGTGGCGCTGCCCCGGGGCATGCGGGACGTGACGGACCTGCCCCGCCTCACGGAGGCACTGCTCAAACGACACCCGGAGTCCTGGGTGGAACGTGTGATGGGTGGCAACTTCCGGCGTTACTTCCGCGAGACGCTCGGCGGCGGTTGACAGCGAAATACCTGTCGAAAAGAGTCGCCGCCACCCATGAACCGTCTTCCCCTCGCGCTCCTGTCCCTCGTCGGTTTCTTCCTCCTTTCCGGCTGTGGCGGGCCGGGCTCGGGCGACTCGTGTGACGGCGGCGACTACGTGTGCCAGGACGACGCGCAGGCGCTGGAGTGCCGCAACGGCGTCTGGCGTCCGCTGGCGTGCCGTGGACCGCTGGGGTGCCGCGAGCTGGCGGACAGCGTACGGTGCGACACGTCCCTCAACCAGGAGAACGACGGCTGCGCCACGGACGCGGAGGGCAAGGGCGTGTGCAGCCCGAACAGCGCCGCGCTCCTCACGTGCCGGCAGGGCGTGCTGGTGAAGACGGCGGATTGCTCGTCCTGCGCCGTGCAGGACGGGCAGGCCGTCTGCCAGCCCTGACTTCAGCGCTCCGGTTCCCCGCTGGAGGATGGCGGTGGGGCGCCGGGGGGCGGCGCGGGCAGGTAGCCGCCCGCGGCCATGCGCTTCGCGGACCGCTCGTACATGGCCGGTGAGAGGCCCTGGACGCCGGTGCCGTCAATCCACCGGTTGTAGAAGTTGAACAGCGCGCAGACGGAGACCGCGTCGTAGACGGCCTCGTCCGTCCAGCCGGCCGCCTTCAGGCGCTCCACGTCCTCGCGGCGCACGTCTCCGGGCGCGTCGTTGAGTCGGTCCACGAAGGCGAACAGCGCCTTCTCGGCCTCCGGGATGGGGGCCGTGCTCACATCGTCCAGCACTGCCTGGACATGCTCCGTGCTGCCCAGCAATTCCGCCGCGACCGCGGCGTGGGAGCCCGTTCAAAACACGCAGGCGTTGCGCCGCGACGTGTACGCGGCGATGAGCTCCCGCAGCCCGGCGGACAGCGGGGACGGGCCGCGCATCACCTCGTGGGTGAAGGCGGACAGCGCGTCCGTCATGCGCGGCTTGAACGCGAACAGGTGCCAGATGCCCGGCGGCGTCATGCCCCCGGCGCGGGCCATGGCGATCAGCTTCCCGTAGTGCCCGTCGGACTCGTGCGACTCGACGTCGGGCAGGTACATGGCTTCCGGGGCGGGGGACTTCCTCATCGCGCACTTCCCTGGCTTTGGACG
This genomic window from Corallococcus caeni contains:
- a CDS encoding serine/threonine-protein kinase; translation: MATHPPAYSASRPFILFTTGATSYELVRYLGSRAGGELLLARRHYARTPGGLVLIKRLRDVTDDVARARLREEVKLLMRLSHPAIAPVYLVRVHDGAPHLVTEYVDGPCLETLSSFAALRRRPFSEAFAAYVGAEVADALHHAHALEDSRGLPVGVVHRDVSPRSVRVDVHGRVRLADFALAWSRLPGRVVTEPGLVRGDVAYASPEALEGQPLDGRADLFSLGMVLLELLTGLHLLDLEDVERAAQQAQPLPGTRGLCAETPSWLPAPLMAARMACLTPAHVEQATRGLSPGMRAVLQRVLQRDRDLRFQTGAELRDALRGQLNAEGRPYGPPEALREVAEVRTDALVGPLGEAEAGLPLEDDLWDGCDDDGADWT
- a CDS encoding dipeptidase, translated to MGDVKELHRRWCIADGHADSLMWNRDLCERSTEGHVDFPRLREAGVKLQCFTLVTRGFPFIGGFPLFAAWRKWPREARGGEWSRALWQIEQLDAFCTRSGDTVRVATTGAGLEDNLANGRLSAVLGVEGGHAIEGQVERLAELHRRGVRFMGLTHLSNNDLGGSSFPMMGNRGLTPLGHQVMEEMARLGMSVDVAHASEQTLTDLFAHPTVRYFCSHTGVREAGGGWRNLSDAALRTIARRGGVVGIILAPVYLGGDTWDDVVRHVEHAVDVMGEEGVGVGSDYDGMVALPRGMRDVTDLPRLTEALLKRHPESWVERVMGGNFRRYFRETLGGG
- a CDS encoding carboxymuconolactone decarboxylase family protein translates to MLDDVSTAPIPEAEKALFAFVDRLNDAPGDVRREDVERLKAAGWTDEAVYDAVSVCALFNFYNRWIDGTGVQGLSPAMYERSAKRMAAGGYLPAPPPGAPPPSSSGEPER
- a CDS encoding peroxidase; this encodes MRKSPAPEAMYLPDVESHESDGHYGKLIAMARAGGMTPPGIWHLFAFKPRMTDALSAFTHEVMRGPSPLSAGLRELIAAYTSRRNACVF